One Streptomyces sp. NBC_00554 DNA segment encodes these proteins:
- a CDS encoding TetR/AcrR family transcriptional regulator: MAEHRSMQRAALLDAARSLLSEGGTEALTFPALAERTGLARSSVYEYFRSRAAVVEELCEVDFPVWAAEVSDAMQRAETSEAKVEAYVRQQLALVGDRRHRAVVAISASELDAGAREKIRAAHGGLVAMIVEALGELGHAEPRLAAMLLQGVVDAAVRRIELGAAEDPGSITDAAVAMALRGVRG, translated from the coding sequence GTGGCCGAGCACCGGTCGATGCAGCGAGCCGCCCTGCTGGACGCGGCGCGGTCCCTGCTGTCCGAGGGCGGGACGGAGGCGCTGACCTTCCCGGCTCTCGCCGAGCGCACGGGGCTTGCGCGGTCTTCCGTGTACGAGTACTTCCGGTCGCGGGCTGCCGTGGTCGAAGAGCTGTGCGAGGTCGACTTTCCGGTCTGGGCGGCGGAGGTGTCTGACGCGATGCAGCGGGCGGAGACCTCGGAGGCCAAGGTCGAGGCGTATGTCCGGCAGCAGCTGGCCCTTGTCGGGGACCGGCGGCACCGGGCCGTGGTGGCCATCTCCGCGAGCGAGCTCGATGCCGGGGCCCGGGAGAAAATCCGGGCGGCTCATGGTGGGCTTGTCGCGATGATCGTTGAGGCGCTCGGGGAGCTGGGGCATGCGGAGCCGCGGTTGGCGGCGATGCTTCTCCAGGGTGTGGTGGATGCGGCTGTGCGGCGGATTGAGCTGGGGGCGGCGGAGGATCCGGGCTCCATTACCGACGCTGCGGTTGCTATGGCTCTGCGGGGGGTTCGGGGCTGA
- the whiG gene encoding RNA polymerase sigma factor WhiG, translated as MPQHTSGSDRAAIPPAAREGRSVRPPAPSTLDELWRSYKSTGDERLREQLILHYSPLVKYVAGRVSVGLPANVEQADFVSSGVFGLIDAIEKFDIEREIKFETYAITRIRGAMIDELRALDWIPRSVRQKARNVERAYATLEARLRRTPSEGEVASEMGIGVEELHAVFSQLSLANVVALEELLHVGGEGGDRLSLMDTLEDTAADNPVEVAEDRELRRFLARAINTLPDREKTVVTLYYYEGLTLAEIGNVLGVTESRVSQIHTKSVLQLRAKLASFGR; from the coding sequence ATGCCCCAGCACACCTCCGGGTCCGACCGGGCGGCGATCCCCCCCGCCGCCCGTGAAGGCCGCAGCGTGCGCCCGCCCGCTCCCTCGACGCTCGACGAGTTGTGGCGGTCGTACAAGTCGACGGGCGACGAGCGGCTGCGGGAGCAGTTGATCCTGCACTACTCGCCGTTGGTGAAGTACGTCGCGGGGCGGGTGAGCGTCGGTCTGCCGGCCAATGTGGAGCAGGCGGACTTCGTGTCCTCCGGGGTGTTCGGGCTGATCGACGCGATCGAGAAGTTCGACATCGAGCGGGAGATCAAGTTCGAGACGTACGCGATCACGCGGATCCGGGGCGCGATGATCGACGAACTGCGGGCGCTGGACTGGATTCCGCGGTCGGTGCGGCAGAAGGCGCGCAATGTGGAGCGGGCCTACGCGACGCTGGAGGCGCGGCTGCGGCGTACCCCGTCGGAGGGTGAGGTGGCCTCCGAAATGGGGATCGGAGTGGAGGAACTCCACGCGGTCTTCAGCCAGTTGTCGCTGGCGAACGTGGTGGCTCTGGAGGAGCTGCTGCACGTCGGTGGCGAGGGCGGTGACCGGCTGAGTCTGATGGACACCCTTGAGGACACCGCGGCGGACAATCCGGTGGAGGTCGCCGAGGACCGGGAGCTGCGGAGGTTTCTGGCGCGGGCGATCAACACGCTGCCCGACCGGGAGAAGACCGTGGTCACGCTCTACTACTACGAGGGGCTCACGCTCGCGGAGATCGGCAATGTGCTGGGTGTGACCGAGAGCCGGGTGAGTCAGATCCACACGAAGTCGGTGCTTCAGCTGCGGGCGAAGCTGGCCAGTTTCGGGCGCTGA
- the dprA gene encoding DNA-processing protein DprA, producing the protein MTYDERMARVALARVIEPGDELGGRWLREFGAAEVARRLVEDREPLPGASVRRWEGLRGRAAGMRPERDLAQAQDAGVRFICPGEPQWPVQLDDLGDARPTGLWVRGLPSLRIWALRSVAVVGARACTEYGAHMAATLGAGLAERGWVVVSGGAYGVDGAAHRGALGAGGATVAVLACGVDRPYPRGHTQLITRIAEQGLVVGELPPGDHPTPSRFILRNRVIAALTRGTVVVEAAYRSGALVTARAAQRLGRFTIGVPGPVTSGLSAGVHELLRGEAVLVSDAAEVAELVGDIGELAPDRRGPVLPRDLLDPGAGRVLAALPARGLVGAEEVARDAGTTTDEAVGRLYELRALGFVERHGDGWKLTRQAMISVRGDRSEC; encoded by the coding sequence ATGACTTACGACGAACGTATGGCCCGCGTCGCCCTCGCGCGGGTCATCGAACCCGGTGACGAGCTCGGAGGGCGGTGGCTGCGGGAGTTCGGGGCGGCTGAGGTGGCGCGGCGGCTGGTGGAGGATCGGGAGCCGTTGCCCGGGGCGAGCGTGAGGCGGTGGGAGGGGCTCCGGGGGCGGGCCGCCGGGATGCGGCCGGAGCGGGATCTGGCCCAGGCGCAGGACGCCGGGGTGAGATTCATCTGCCCCGGTGAGCCGCAGTGGCCCGTGCAGCTCGACGATCTGGGCGATGCCCGGCCCACCGGGCTCTGGGTGCGGGGGTTGCCGAGCCTGCGGATATGGGCACTGCGTTCCGTCGCCGTCGTCGGAGCGCGGGCCTGCACCGAGTACGGCGCGCACATGGCGGCCACGCTGGGCGCGGGGCTCGCGGAGCGGGGCTGGGTGGTGGTGTCGGGGGGCGCGTACGGCGTGGACGGCGCCGCGCACCGGGGCGCCCTCGGGGCGGGCGGCGCCACCGTCGCCGTGCTGGCCTGCGGAGTCGACCGGCCCTACCCGCGCGGGCACACCCAGTTGATCACCAGAATCGCCGAACAGGGGCTGGTGGTGGGGGAGTTGCCACCCGGCGATCACCCCACTCCGAGCAGATTCATCCTCAGGAACAGGGTCATCGCCGCGCTCACCCGGGGGACCGTGGTCGTCGAGGCCGCGTATCGCAGCGGCGCGCTGGTCACGGCACGCGCGGCGCAGCGGCTCGGACGGTTCACGATAGGGGTGCCTGGCCCCGTCACCAGCGGGCTGTCGGCCGGGGTGCACGAACTGTTGCGCGGGGAAGCGGTCCTGGTCTCCGATGCCGCGGAAGTCGCCGAGCTGGTGGGCGACATAGGAGAGCTGGCCCCCGACCGGCGAGGGCCCGTGCTGCCGCGCGACCTGCTCGACCCGGGCGCGGGGCGGGTGCTGGCCGCGCTGCCGGCTCGCGGCCTGGTGGGAGCCGAGGAGGTCGCCCGTGACGCGGGGACCACGACGGACGAGGCGGTCGGGAGACTGTACGAACTCCGAGCACTTGGTTTCGTCGAACGACACGGCGACGGCTGGAAGTTGACACGCCAGGCAATGATCTCCGTCCGCGGTGATCGGAGCGAGTGTTGA
- a CDS encoding YifB family Mg chelatase-like AAA ATPase gives MGFARTCSVALVGVEGVVVEVQADLEPGVAAFTLVGLPDKSLTESKDRVRAAVVNSGASWPQKKLTVGLSPASVPKGGSGFDLAVACAVLGASERIDPRVLADIVMIGELGLDGRVRPVRGVLPAVLAAADAGYEQVVVPECAAAEASLVPGVSVLGVRSLRQLIAVLTDEPVPEEDPDEQGRPDPLLAGLRMPGTGEATGLCGMAVPEHDQGHDLADVVGQMSARTAMEVAAAGGHHVFLQGPPGAGKTMLAERMPSLLPRLSRQESLEVTAIHSVAGLLPPGKPMVDIPPYCAPHHSATMQSLVGGGKGLARPGAVSLSHRGVLFLDEAPEFSSFVLDALRQPLEAGHVVIARSAGVVRFPAKFLMVLAANPCPCGRFSVANDMCECPPSSVRRYQARLSGPLIDRIDLRVEVEPVTRAELTAVGAVGESTRTVADRVSAARERSAARLAGTPWHTNSEVPGRELRSRWQALPGAMDDAERGLERGVLTARGLDRVLRVAWTVADLSGHDRPDAGDVALALQLRTGVPRGVPMMIGSPA, from the coding sequence ATGGGATTCGCCCGTACGTGCTCAGTGGCCCTGGTCGGCGTCGAGGGCGTCGTCGTGGAGGTCCAGGCGGACCTGGAACCCGGTGTCGCGGCGTTCACCCTGGTGGGACTGCCGGACAAGAGCCTGACGGAGAGCAAGGACCGGGTCAGGGCCGCCGTGGTGAATTCCGGGGCGTCGTGGCCGCAGAAGAAGCTGACGGTCGGACTGAGCCCGGCTTCTGTCCCCAAGGGCGGCTCCGGGTTCGACCTCGCGGTTGCCTGCGCCGTGCTCGGTGCGTCCGAGCGGATCGATCCGCGGGTGCTCGCCGACATCGTGATGATCGGCGAGCTGGGGCTCGACGGACGGGTCCGGCCGGTGCGCGGTGTCCTGCCGGCGGTCCTGGCCGCGGCCGACGCGGGCTATGAGCAGGTGGTGGTGCCGGAGTGCGCTGCCGCCGAGGCCTCGCTCGTGCCGGGGGTCTCGGTGCTCGGGGTCCGCAGCCTGCGCCAGCTGATCGCCGTGCTCACGGACGAACCGGTGCCCGAGGAGGATCCGGACGAGCAGGGGCGGCCGGATCCGCTGCTGGCGGGACTGCGTATGCCGGGCACGGGAGAGGCGACCGGCCTGTGCGGCATGGCTGTGCCGGAACACGACCAGGGGCACGACCTCGCCGACGTGGTCGGCCAGATGTCGGCGCGCACCGCCATGGAGGTCGCCGCCGCCGGAGGGCACCACGTCTTTCTTCAAGGGCCGCCCGGCGCGGGCAAGACCATGCTCGCCGAGCGGATGCCTTCGCTGCTGCCGCGCCTCAGCAGGCAGGAATCCCTGGAGGTGACGGCGATCCACTCCGTGGCGGGTCTGCTGCCGCCGGGCAAGCCGATGGTCGACATCCCGCCGTACTGCGCGCCCCATCACTCGGCGACGATGCAGTCGCTCGTCGGCGGCGGCAAAGGGCTTGCCCGGCCCGGCGCGGTGTCCTTGTCGCATCGAGGTGTGCTCTTTCTGGACGAGGCGCCGGAATTCAGCAGCTTCGTGCTCGATGCCCTGCGGCAGCCCTTGGAGGCGGGGCATGTCGTGATCGCTCGCAGCGCCGGTGTCGTGCGTTTTCCGGCGAAGTTCCTGATGGTCCTCGCGGCCAACCCGTGTCCTTGCGGGCGCTTCAGCGTGGCGAACGACATGTGCGAGTGCCCGCCCTCTTCCGTCCGCCGGTATCAGGCCAGGCTCTCCGGGCCGCTCATCGACAGGATCGATCTGCGGGTCGAGGTCGAGCCGGTCACCCGGGCCGAACTGACTGCGGTCGGTGCCGTCGGCGAGTCGACACGGACGGTGGCCGACCGGGTGAGTGCCGCCCGTGAGCGTTCCGCAGCGCGGTTGGCCGGCACTCCGTGGCACACGAACAGCGAGGTGCCGGGACGCGAACTGCGCAGTCGCTGGCAGGCACTGCCGGGAGCGATGGACGACGCCGAGCGCGGGCTGGAACGAGGCGTGCTGACCGCGCGCGGCCTGGACCGGGTACTCCGCGTCGCCTGGACGGTGGCCGACCTCTCGGGACACGACAGGCCTGACGCCGGGGATGTGGCCCTGGCCCTGCAACTGCGCACCGGGGTCCCCCGAGGGGTGCCGATGATGATCGGTTCACCGGCATGA
- a CDS encoding YraN family protein: MNTRNAQRSALGRYGEDLAARRLTETGMTVLARNWRSGRAGEIDIVARDGDALVVCEVKTRKTGAFEHPMAAVTPAKAQRLRGLAERWLQEHGGAPPGGVRIDLIGVVLPDRGAPVVEHARGVA; this comes from the coding sequence ATGAACACACGCAACGCACAACGCAGTGCACTCGGCAGGTACGGCGAGGATCTGGCCGCAAGGCGGCTGACCGAGACCGGGATGACGGTCCTGGCGCGCAACTGGCGCTCCGGCAGGGCCGGCGAGATCGACATCGTGGCCCGCGACGGCGACGCGCTGGTCGTCTGCGAGGTCAAGACCCGCAAGACGGGAGCCTTCGAACACCCGATGGCGGCCGTCACGCCGGCCAAGGCACAACGCCTGCGCGGCCTGGCCGAACGCTGGCTCCAGGAACACGGTGGAGCACCACCGGGCGGCGTCCGCATCGACCTGATCGGCGTTGTCCTCCCCGACCGCGGCGCGCCCGTGGTCGAGCACGCGCGGGGGGTGGCCTGA
- a CDS encoding DUF2469 domain-containing protein gives MSAEDLEKYETEMELKLYREYRDVVGLFKYVIETERRFYLTNDYEMQVHSVQGEVFFEVSMADAWVWDMYRPARFVKQVRVLTFKDVNIEELNKSDLELPGG, from the coding sequence ATGAGCGCCGAGGACCTCGAGAAGTACGAGACCGAGATGGAGCTGAAGCTCTATCGGGAGTACCGCGATGTCGTCGGTCTGTTCAAATATGTGATCGAGACCGAACGGCGCTTCTACCTCACCAATGACTACGAGATGCAGGTGCACTCGGTCCAGGGTGAGGTGTTTTTCGAGGTATCCATGGCGGATGCCTGGGTGTGGGACATGTATCGGCCCGCTCGCTTTGTGAAGCAGGTGAGGGTGCTCACGTTCAAGGACGTGAATATCGAGGAGCTGAACAAGAGCGATCTGGAGCTGCCGGGCGGCTGA
- a CDS encoding NUDIX hydrolase has translation MRKVSRVVLLDPDERILLLHGHEPDDPSDDWWFTPGGGLEGEETREEAALRELAEETGITEVELGPVLWRRMCSFPFAGRRWDQDEWYYLARTTQTVTVAAGLTELERRSVAGARWWTCQELTEAHETVYPTRLAELLRRLLDEGPPATPEILDTEIV, from the coding sequence CTGCGGAAGGTCTCCCGTGTGGTGCTGCTCGACCCCGACGAACGGATTCTGCTGCTGCACGGGCATGAGCCCGACGACCCCTCGGACGACTGGTGGTTCACGCCCGGCGGCGGTCTGGAGGGCGAGGAGACGCGCGAGGAGGCCGCACTGCGGGAACTCGCGGAGGAGACCGGTATCACCGAGGTCGAGCTGGGCCCGGTGCTGTGGCGGCGGATGTGCTCCTTCCCGTTCGCGGGGCGTCGCTGGGACCAGGACGAGTGGTACTACCTGGCCCGTACGACCCAGACGGTGACGGTTGCCGCCGGGCTGACGGAGCTGGAACGGCGCAGTGTCGCCGGAGCTCGTTGGTGGACGTGCCAGGAACTGACCGAGGCACATGAGACGGTGTATCCGACCAGACTCGCCGAGCTGCTGCGCAGGCTGCTCGACGAAGGTCCCCCGGCCACACCCGAGATCCTCGACACCGAAATCGTCTAG
- the lepB gene encoding signal peptidase I yields MGGESSTDTAARGGTRNTPASGRTGEVLSGVAVALGLALFLGGFVWGAVVYRPYTVPTRSMTPTINAGDRVLAQRVDGGEIRRGDVVVFKEASWGDVPMVKRVVAVGGDEVACCTDGKLTVNGKQIEEPYLPEGSAAEITSIPTVTVPDGNLFLLGDERTGSLDSTAHLTDAASGTVPRSAVEGRVDAVVWPMNGMLKKPTGFETLGSLSEPGPLRLIVGAVVAGAVFVMGGAAYGPIAKRAGRRGRARTELAGAG; encoded by the coding sequence ATGGGTGGCGAGAGCTCGACAGATACGGCCGCGCGCGGCGGCACACGCAACACCCCGGCGAGCGGCCGGACCGGAGAAGTGCTGTCCGGGGTCGCCGTCGCGCTGGGCCTTGCGCTGTTCCTCGGCGGGTTCGTCTGGGGGGCGGTGGTCTACCGGCCGTACACCGTGCCCACCAGATCGATGACGCCGACGATCAACGCGGGGGATCGTGTGCTGGCGCAGCGCGTCGACGGCGGCGAGATCCGGCGCGGTGACGTCGTCGTCTTCAAAGAGGCCAGCTGGGGCGACGTACCGATGGTCAAGCGCGTGGTCGCCGTCGGCGGCGACGAGGTCGCCTGTTGCACGGACGGGAAGCTGACCGTCAACGGGAAGCAGATCGAGGAACCGTATCTCCCCGAGGGCTCGGCGGCCGAGATCACGAGCATCCCGACCGTCACGGTTCCGGACGGCAACCTGTTCCTGCTCGGTGACGAGCGCACCGGCTCGCTGGACTCCACCGCCCACCTGACGGACGCCGCCAGCGGAACCGTGCCGCGCAGCGCCGTCGAGGGGCGGGTCGACGCCGTCGTCTGGCCCATGAACGGCATGCTCAAGAAACCGACCGGCTTCGAGACGCTGGGCAGCCTCTCCGAGCCGGGGCCGCTGCGCCTGATCGTCGGCGCGGTGGTGGCGGGCGCGGTGTTCGTCATGGGCGGGGCGGCGTACGGTCCGATCGCCAAGCGGGCGGGTCGGCGCGGCCGGGCCCGGACGGAGCTCGCCGGTGCCGGCTGA
- the lepB gene encoding signal peptidase I → MGDVAVGARSGHEGPEGRPERPDDSAASAVDAENSESGSADDSAEQESAEQDAKSTKQRSFWKELPILIGIALVLALLIKTFLVQAFSIPSDSMQNTLQQGDRVLVDKLTPWFGSEPERGEVVVFHDPDNWLAGEPVADPNALQTVLSWIGLMPSAEEKDLIKRVVGVGGDTIECKGTGPLTVNGKALNEPYVYPGNTPCSVDEDGGQFKVTVPEGKIWVMGDHRQNSRDSRYNQTDKNHGMVPVDEVVGRAIVKAWPINRWGTLPVPDTFDQSGLNSKAAAAITSPGAAALVGAVPLVLVRRRRKASK, encoded by the coding sequence GTGGGGGATGTGGCGGTCGGCGCACGGTCCGGACACGAGGGTCCCGAAGGGCGGCCGGAGCGGCCCGACGACTCGGCTGCCTCAGCTGTAGACGCCGAAAACTCCGAGAGCGGGTCCGCGGACGACAGCGCCGAGCAGGAGAGCGCCGAGCAGGACGCCAAGTCGACCAAGCAGCGCTCCTTCTGGAAGGAGTTGCCGATCCTGATCGGCATCGCCCTGGTGCTGGCGCTGCTCATCAAGACCTTCCTGGTACAGGCGTTCTCGATCCCCTCGGACTCGATGCAGAACACCCTCCAGCAGGGTGACCGCGTTCTGGTGGACAAGCTGACCCCATGGTTCGGCTCCGAGCCGGAGCGCGGCGAGGTCGTCGTCTTCCACGACCCCGACAACTGGCTGGCGGGCGAGCCCGTGGCCGACCCGAACGCCTTGCAGACGGTCCTCAGCTGGATCGGCCTCATGCCGTCCGCGGAGGAGAAGGACCTCATCAAGCGGGTCGTCGGGGTCGGCGGCGACACCATCGAGTGCAAGGGCACCGGACCGTTGACGGTCAACGGCAAGGCGCTGAACGAGCCGTACGTGTACCCGGGGAACACCCCGTGCAGCGTCGACGAGGACGGCGGTCAGTTCAAGGTCACCGTTCCCGAGGGCAAAATTTGGGTCATGGGTGACCACCGCCAGAACTCGCGGGACTCGCGCTACAACCAGACGGACAAGAACCACGGCATGGTCCCGGTCGACGAGGTCGTCGGGCGCGCCATCGTGAAGGCGTGGCCCATCAACCGCTGGGGCACCCTTCCGGTTCCGGACACCTTCGACCAGTCGGGCCTCAACAGCAAGGCGGCGGCCGCCATCACCTCGCCGGGTGCCGCGGCGCTCGTAGGTGCTGTGCCGCTGGTGCTGGTGCGGCGTCGGCGGAAGGCGTCCAAGTAA
- the lepB gene encoding signal peptidase I, which yields MNTEAQHTERDRSSRPCESEEISDTQGREGRSRFALVARAADWLPGGRFTLTALVCLLFLLLFSSFVMQPFQIPSGSMEQGLRIGDRVLVNKLAYRFGAEPQRGDVVVFDGTGYFGNADYIKRVVGVGGDHVVCCDKEGRLEVNGRSVDESTFLYPGDSPSDVPFDVVVPDGTLFLLGDHRGDSSDSRDHLGSPGGGMIPVGEVIGRADWIAWPSDHWTRLTRPGAYARVPAADGAHG from the coding sequence ATGAACACCGAAGCACAGCACACGGAGCGCGACCGCTCCTCCCGCCCTTGTGAGTCCGAGGAGATCTCGGACACGCAGGGACGGGAGGGACGGTCGCGTTTCGCGTTGGTGGCCCGCGCCGCAGACTGGCTCCCCGGCGGGCGGTTCACCCTCACCGCGCTCGTCTGCCTGCTCTTTCTGCTCCTTTTCAGCAGCTTCGTGATGCAGCCGTTCCAGATTCCCAGCGGTTCCATGGAGCAGGGATTGAGGATCGGGGACCGCGTTCTCGTAAATAAGTTGGCGTACCGTTTCGGTGCTGAGCCGCAGCGGGGCGACGTTGTTGTCTTCGACGGCACTGGGTATTTCGGAAACGCCGACTACATCAAGCGCGTTGTCGGTGTGGGGGGAGACCACGTGGTCTGCTGCGACAAGGAGGGGAGGCTCGAGGTGAACGGCCGGTCGGTCGACGAGTCGACGTTTCTGTACCCGGGGGACAGCCCGTCCGACGTGCCATTCGACGTCGTCGTGCCCGACGGCACCCTCTTCCTGCTGGGCGACCACCGTGGCGACTCCAGTGATTCCCGCGACCACCTGGGATCCCCCGGAGGCGGCATGATCCCCGTCGGCGAAGTCATCGGCAGAGCCGACTGGATCGCCTGGCCCTCGGACCACTGGACCCGGCTGACGCGCCCCGGTGCCTACGCGCGCGTGCCCGCCGCGGACGGTGCCCATGGGTAA
- the rplS gene encoding 50S ribosomal protein L19 → MTHLLDSVDSASLRTDVPAFRPGDTVNVHVRVIEGNRSRVQQFKGVVIRRQGSGVRETFTVRKVSFSVGVERTFPVHTPIVEKIELVTRGDVRRAKLYYLRDLRGKAAKIKEKRDN, encoded by the coding sequence ATGACCCACCTGCTCGACTCCGTCGACAGCGCCTCGCTGCGCACCGACGTCCCGGCCTTCCGCCCGGGTGACACCGTCAACGTCCACGTCCGCGTCATCGAGGGCAACCGCTCCCGTGTGCAGCAGTTCAAGGGCGTAGTCATCCGCCGTCAGGGCTCGGGCGTCCGCGAGACCTTCACGGTCCGCAAGGTCTCCTTCTCCGTGGGCGTCGAGCGCACCTTCCCGGTGCACACTCCGATCGTCGAGAAGATCGAGCTCGTCACCCGTGGTGACGTGCGTCGCGCCAAGCTGTACTACCTGCGCGACCTGCGCGGCAAGGCCGCGAAGATCAAGGAGAAGCGCGACAACTGA
- the trmD gene encoding tRNA (guanosine(37)-N1)-methyltransferase TrmD: MRLDIVTIFPEYLEPLNVSLVGKARARGQLNVHVHDLRDWAYDRHNTVDDTPYGGGPGMVMKTDPWGDALDSVLTDGYETGSHGPVLVVPTPSGRPFTQELAVELSERPWLVFTPARYEGIDRRVIDEYATRMPVYEVSIGDYVLAGGEAAVLVITEAVARLLPGVLGNAESHRDDSFAPGAMANLLEGPIYTKPPQWRGRDIPEVLVSGHHGKIARWRRDEALRRTTMNRPDLIERCDPSAFDKKDREMLSILGWAPGPDGRFGRSPEAVEQ; the protein is encoded by the coding sequence ATGAGGCTCGACATCGTCACGATCTTCCCCGAGTACCTGGAACCGCTGAACGTCTCGCTGGTCGGCAAGGCACGCGCGCGTGGACAACTGAATGTGCACGTGCATGATTTGCGGGACTGGGCGTACGACCGCCACAACACGGTCGACGACACCCCGTACGGCGGCGGCCCCGGCATGGTCATGAAGACCGATCCGTGGGGTGACGCCCTCGACTCGGTGCTCACGGACGGCTACGAGACGGGCTCGCACGGGCCCGTCCTCGTCGTCCCCACCCCCAGCGGACGGCCCTTCACCCAGGAACTCGCCGTCGAGCTCTCGGAGCGCCCCTGGCTGGTCTTCACGCCCGCCCGCTACGAGGGCATCGACCGCCGCGTGATCGACGAGTACGCGACCCGGATGCCCGTCTACGAGGTGTCCATCGGCGACTACGTACTGGCCGGCGGTGAGGCGGCCGTGCTCGTCATCACGGAGGCCGTGGCGCGGCTGCTGCCGGGTGTCCTCGGCAACGCGGAGTCGCACCGGGACGACTCCTTCGCCCCCGGGGCCATGGCCAACCTCCTGGAGGGGCCGATTTACACCAAGCCCCCTCAGTGGCGTGGCCGTGACATCCCCGAGGTGCTGGTCAGCGGCCACCACGGGAAGATCGCCCGCTGGCGCCGGGACGAGGCGCTGCGGCGTACGACGATGAACCGGCCCGACCTCATCGAGCGCTGCGACCCCTCGGCCTTCGACAAGAAGGACCGCGAAATGCTCTCGATCCTGGGCTGGGCGCCGGGGCCCGACGGCCGATTTGGGCGCAGCCCGGAAGCCGTGGAACAATAG
- the rimM gene encoding ribosome maturation factor RimM (Essential for efficient processing of 16S rRNA), whose amino-acid sequence MQLVVARVGRAHGIKGEVTVEVRTDEPELRLGPGAVLLTDPASAGPLTIETGHVHSGRLLLRFEGVRDRTAAEALRNTLLIAEVDPDDKPEDPEEYYDHQLMDLDVVTVDGAEVGRITEIAHLPSQDLFVVERPDGTEVLIPFVEEIVTEIDLEEQRAVIDPPPGLIDDQAEIASSRDESE is encoded by the coding sequence GTGCAGCTGGTAGTCGCTCGCGTCGGCCGCGCCCATGGCATCAAGGGCGAGGTCACCGTCGAGGTACGTACGGACGAGCCGGAACTCAGGCTCGGGCCCGGCGCCGTCCTGCTCACCGACCCGGCCTCCGCCGGACCGCTGACGATCGAGACGGGCCACGTCCACAGTGGCAGGCTCCTGCTGCGCTTCGAGGGCGTCCGCGACCGGACCGCCGCCGAGGCGCTGCGCAACACCCTGCTCATCGCCGAGGTCGACCCGGACGACAAGCCCGAGGACCCGGAGGAGTACTACGACCACCAGCTGATGGACCTGGACGTCGTCACGGTCGACGGCGCCGAGGTCGGGCGGATCACCGAGATCGCCCACCTGCCGTCGCAGGACCTCTTCGTGGTCGAGCGGCCGGACGGGACGGAGGTGCTGATCCCGTTCGTCGAGGAGATCGTCACCGAGATCGACCTGGAGGAGCAGCGGGCGGTCATCGACCCGCCGCCGGGGCTCATCGACGACCAGGCCGAGATCGCGTCGTCGAGGGACGAGAGCGAATGA
- a CDS encoding RNA-binding protein — MLEEALEHLVKGIVDNPDDVQVASRDLRRGRVLEVRVHPDDLGKVIGRNGRTARALRTVVGAIGGRGVRVDLVDVDHVR; from the coding sequence ATGCTCGAGGAGGCTCTCGAGCACCTCGTGAAGGGCATTGTCGACAACCCCGACGATGTGCAGGTCGCCTCGCGCGACCTGCGCCGCGGGCGCGTTCTCGAGGTCCGGGTTCACCCCGACGACCTCGGTAAGGTGATCGGCCGCAATGGCCGCACCGCACGCGCTCTGCGCACCGTCGTGGGTGCTATCGGCGGTCGCGGTGTCCGCGTCGACCTCGTCGACGTGGACCACGTCCGCTGA
- the rpsP gene encoding 30S ribosomal protein S16, which produces MAVKIKLKRLGKIRSPHYRIVVADSRTRRDGRAIEEIGLYHPVQNPSRIEVDTERAQYWLGVGAQPTEPVLAILKLTGDWQKFKGLPAPAPLLVAEPKAARPLFEALGGDDTGKGEAITQKKKAEKKDEAAAESASTEA; this is translated from the coding sequence GTGGCAGTCAAGATCAAGCTGAAGCGTCTGGGCAAGATCCGTTCGCCTCACTACCGCATCGTCGTCGCCGACTCCCGTACCCGCCGTGATGGCCGGGCCATCGAGGAGATCGGCCTGTACCACCCAGTGCAGAACCCCTCGCGCATCGAGGTCGACACCGAGCGTGCGCAGTACTGGCTGGGTGTCGGCGCGCAGCCGACCGAGCCGGTTCTCGCCATCCTCAAGCTGACCGGCGACTGGCAGAAGTTCAAGGGTCTGCCCGCCCCGGCTCCGCTGCTCGTGGCCGAGCCGAAGGCCGCGCGCCCGCTGTTCGAAGCCCTCGGTGGCGACGACACGGGCAAGGGTGAGGCCATCACCCAGAAGAAGAAGGCTGAGAAGAAGGACGAGGCCGCCGCCGAGTCCGCGTCGACCGAGGCCTGA